A window of Eucalyptus grandis isolate ANBG69807.140 chromosome 4, ASM1654582v1, whole genome shotgun sequence genomic DNA:
atttcaattgcagTCAAAGTAATTGTTTATCTCGAAAAAGTGTATGTCATTGTACAACTTCATAAGGtgatatcaatatatatttagGCAGAATTTATTGTAAAAATAATGATGTAGCCGCCTTGTCAACATTTATTGGGTCAAAATAGTGACGTGAATTGTCATGTTATTTTCCCAAGTAAACAAATatttaattcttcttctttttttcctttctctttaggtgaaaataattaaagagaGAGATATGTCGTGGAGTCTACCTATGAGCCATGGTAAATTTAGTATCAGGTTAACAGTAGTTTATGATTACATCAGCTATAGGTGTTAGACTTTTTAACCAGAGGGCTATATCGagtggatttttaaaaatttcaaggaCTAGATTTCACAAAAGAGAAGTTTAGACACTActctgaaatttgaaaaagagtTAAAAGGATTTCGTGCTAAGATCGTCCCACATCGGTTGTGGAATATGCTGGTAGTCCGTTTATAAGTGTGAGGAAAAATTACATCATTTGAGCTACTTTTTGGGATGAAAGAATATATATGAATAGCTCGAGAACATAATATATATCTAAAGATAAATACATATCAGAATTTAATCTACGATCCCAGTCTAAAATTTCATCCATTTTCTTATACCATGTTAATACACTACATACATCCAACAAAACGAAATCGACTTTTGTCAATCAAGGattctttggatttttttttttccatattaggACCCAAACAAAATCGACTTTCAATATAGGGTTGCAAACTTTGACAAAACATGAAAGATAACAGTCCAGGAAGGCAATTGTCAATCAAGGAATCtatggattttttttccaaattaggACCCAGAAAAAGGCCTATAAAAACCAGCAagtcaaaagaaacaaaaatcataaGAGAAACAACGACAATGAGGCCTCACAtcatccttctcctcctctttctcgCCGTCCTCCCTCTCTATGCCAACGCCGCCCTGGGCCAACCCTGGAAGCCGATTCCGGATGTATCAGATCCGCACATCCAATCGATTGGTAAATTCGCAGTCGCCGAATTCAACAGGCAGAGAAACACTGACCTGATTTTCAAATCTGTCCTAAGCGGGAAGGTTGCGGCCATCAGAGAAACCAGGTACCTCCTGCATCTCGCTGTGGAGTGGCAAGAGCCGACGTGCTACGACGCCTTAGTTCTGGAGCTCGACCCCTTGGAGGTTTTGTCCTTTGAGAGCAAGATCTGCTAAGGTCAATATGATGTTCGATTTTGAATTTGCTCGAAGTGATTGTTACAGTCGGTCGAGAATCgaacaagaaataaataataaaagagactAGCTATTCGATTTGATATCCTGAAATTGCTACAGTTGGTAGAGGGTCGAATGTTTCCTGGTAAGGAaaacgtattttttttttcaatttcgcTTAGAGTAATCCTTTTATCTTGAAAAGTTTATATCATGGTATGGCTTcgtaaataaaatatgattacgTTTTGGAAGAATTTATTGTAAACATCGAATCCTTTAAAATCTGCACATGGTCATTCAATTAAATAGATCGCCTCGTCTTGTGCATTTTTATTAAGGTGGACTGTCATGTCAGCATTTATaggatcaaaataatgatatgaactgttgcatttttcttttttttgtaagtcaataaatttttactcctttatatttttttcctttcctttctggTGAAAATGATAGAGATATATAGGATCGCCACCGGCAAATATACTGTCAAGTTAACCATAGTTTATGGTTACGTAATCTAAATGTGTTCAGAAATTTCAGTTGGAGGGCTATATTGAGTGGATTTTTATAAGTCTCAACAAGCAGATCACACAAAGTAAAAGTTTAAAGATTACTTGGAACTTTGAAAGAAAGTCGAAGGAAAACACGCATGTTATCATCCCTTTAGTTATACatcaaggagagagagggatagaGAGTGGACAAGGAAATAAATTGGACCTGAGTGAAAACGAGCTCGCCCTCAGGTCGTCCTCACTTTTTTTCAATGCTTAGTATGTTAcctgaatttctaaaaatccaTTCTTACTCCTTCCATCTGTCATGTCAGCATTTGTTGGGCCAAAATAACAATGAGAATTATCAcattatttttctaaagttagcaaaaaaaagaatcctctactctccttttcttttcttttcatgttgCAATAGTGAGATAGATATATGTGACGTGGAGGATACATGTAGCATTGCAAATTTAACAGCAATTATTTGTCACGTCAATTTAAGGTGTTTGAATTTTAACAAAAGGGATATATTGAATGGATGAAATGTAAGTACTAATTTGAACATTCAAGATAAAATATAGAATTACAAACTTTGACAAAACATAAAGATAAtggaaatttgtccaaaaattcataaactggCCAGTTCAATCTAAAATCTTTTAATCGTGTCagtttaatcttaaatctttttatgatttgtcaatataatatttttgactaattattcaaataatatgtttatgactaaattggtacaatctAAAAGTTTTGGACCGGTTTGAaataaattagcacaattgaaaagtttatgatcgAATCAATCGTAGTACAAGGTTTTAGACTTTTAAAGTAATTATTATTGACAACACATggcaacaaaataaaaaataatcatgaaaAAGTAATTATCGGTTTACGAAATTAGCATTTTTGACTCTCCGAAGAGCCATGGTTTCAATCGAGTACTCTCgtgatttttccaaaataggacaaaaaagaaggcctataaaaccagaaagtttGCTAACAAGCCACCGTCATTTACGTtgtgaaaaaagaacaaaaacatattAACAACGGCAATGAGACCTCAAATCCTCCTCCTAGCCCTCTTCCCTTTGACAACCCAGACCCAGGCAGTACGAAGGGCCCTCTTCCCTTTGACAATCCAGACCCAGGCAGTACGGAAGGACGGATTAAGATCGCCCTGGCAGTATGCGGGCGAGGAAAGTGTGCGTGGGGAgggggatggcggtgcgtctgCGCCTCGGCCCCCGAACATGCGCAGGTGAGGAGAGTGTGCGGGATGGCGGTGCATTTGGGCCTCAGTCCCCGAACATGCGCAAAGAATGAGTCCCTCTCTtatcccacatcgcctagggagggagtcctgGGTTAGCTTATAAGGGTTGGGTTCCTCTAAATGTATATACGCGTGCGTTTTCTTGGGATAGTATGGGCTGCCGTGAGGATTTAGTgttcaaagcggacaatatatTGGAGTCCGCCATCTCTCGGCCATCGGCCGAAATTTCCACGACAGAGCTCGGGAGCTGATCAAGGACGTGCGCAATGAGCCTGTCCATGGGCTCGCCCAGGTCGCAGTCATCGAGTTCAACAAGAAGAGTTGCGCCGACCTGATTTTCAATGACGTCGTAAGAGGGGAGACTCAGCACACCGATTACATGAACACCAAGCATCGCCTGCGTCTCGTCACGGACCAGCCGGCTTCCCGTGTCACAAGGCCACCGTTCTGGTGTCCCGGTGGTGGCTGCACTCTTGGGAGCCTTTGTCCTTTCAAGGCTCTACGCTTGCTAAGTTTAACACAAAGAAATCGATGTGAAAATCTCTCTCCCGCTCTCCCTAATTGAACGAGAAATAAAAGTCACGATTCGATGTGATGTCATCAATCACTGTGATTGGTCGAGACTCGAATGTTTCTCAGTACGAAAAGTTTTGTTTTAATTTCGCTCGGATTAGCCGTTACAGTTGGTCAAGAAtcagaaaagaaataaaagttgTGATTCATTGTGGTATCATAAAATCAATACGATTGGTCGAGACTTGAATTTTCTCCGGTgtgaaaaattttcatttcaatttcactAGTAGtcatttatctcaaaaaatATACATCATCATACATCTTCACAAGGTGATATCAATCTATATTTTggcataatttatttaaaaaataatgatgtgGACTGTCGCGTTATTTTCCTAACTCAAtaaatctttatttctttatttttttctctttaggtGAAAATAACTAGAGAGAGATATAGGACGTGGAGTCTACCCATAAGCCATGGCAAATTTAACACCAAGTCAACAGTAGTTTTTGGATACGTCAGCTAAAGGTGTTAGAAATTTTACGTGAAGGCCTATATTGAgtgaatttttaaaagtttcaacaacttgattgcaaaaaaaaaaaaaaaaaaaaaaaaaaggtttagagactcttttgaattttgaaataagaGAGTTAAAAAGATGGACCAAACAAGTCCTTAAATTGTTCCGTTTATCGACATCAATCCCAAATGTAAAAATGGGGTAATGATAAACCATTGAGGGTAAATTTAACCAAATATGGAAAAATTCCCCTAGGCCTAATCCTCACGATGAGGCTGCCTGGCATGCAGTCAACATGATGCAGGGTCCAGGACGCCTTACAAGGAAATGATGGACAACACGtcatattgtttttttttttttgaacaaacacGTCATATTGTTTCACCCAAATTGGATTCGGGCAATGAAATATGTTTCATCAAaaatcatatttcaatttttgtttattatttatgtGGCGACTCCAAACGGGAAATATTAttggtaataaaaaaatcgataatTTCACTTCAAACGGAACAAAATATATTGTGTCAAAAACGACAAAGCTTAGACAAAACCAAATATACACAAATTATATCATGATTTAGTTAATGACAAAGTATGAGAACGCAAAGGTGCAACCCTGAAAGTTAATGGACAACGAGGCATCTAGGATATACGATAAAGATACACAACGAAATTTAATCGACAATGTGA
This region includes:
- the LOC104417857 gene encoding cysteine proteinase inhibitor 5-like — its product is MRPHIILLLLFLAVLPLYANAALGQPWKPIPDVSDPHIQSIGKFAVAEFNRQRNTDLIFKSVLSGKVAAIRETRYLLHLAVEWQEPTCYDALVLELDPLEVLSFESKIC